A stretch of Imperialibacter roseus DNA encodes these proteins:
- a CDS encoding AbrB/MazE/SpoVT family DNA-binding domain-containing protein: MKTSIIQIGNSKGLRLSKQVLEQYHITDEVELIFEKDQIVLRPIQQPRKGWDNAFKEMAKEGDDKLLIDDVLAEEDFDEWN, encoded by the coding sequence ATGAAGACATCTATTATTCAAATAGGTAACTCAAAAGGGCTCAGGCTAAGCAAACAAGTGCTCGAACAATACCACATTACTGATGAAGTGGAGTTGATATTTGAAAAGGATCAGATTGTGCTACGGCCTATTCAGCAACCGAGAAAAGGTTGGGACAACGCCTTTAAAGAAATGGCGAAAGAGGGAGATGACAAGCTTTTGATCGACGATGTATTGGCTGAAGAAGACTTCGACGAATGGAATTAA
- a CDS encoding NUDIX hydrolase, producing MNPKEFLPHIAYDSVIFGFSGDKLKILIMEYHNTRLFALPGGFVRTNEALNDAVRRGLKERTGLDDIFLEQFYTFGDMARFKPEVMKTIMQGLNDKVPDNHWLLDRFISVAYYALIDYKQVVPRPDAISDSCTWYDVDNLPVLILDHQKIVDKALQTLRQNLDHKLTNLLPEKFTMKELQSVYEAILGEKLRRTTFQRKLLASDLLVRHEKLYNGGAHKAPFLYSFARSEDLEG from the coding sequence ATGAATCCAAAGGAATTCCTTCCTCATATTGCTTACGACTCGGTGATCTTCGGTTTCTCTGGCGACAAGCTGAAAATCCTGATCATGGAGTATCACAATACCAGGCTGTTTGCACTGCCAGGGGGCTTTGTGAGAACCAATGAGGCGCTGAATGATGCAGTGCGAAGAGGGCTCAAGGAGCGGACCGGACTAGACGACATTTTTCTGGAACAGTTCTACACCTTTGGCGACATGGCTCGCTTCAAACCGGAGGTGATGAAAACGATCATGCAAGGCCTCAACGACAAGGTGCCCGACAACCACTGGCTGCTCGACCGTTTCATTTCGGTGGCCTACTACGCACTCATCGACTACAAGCAGGTGGTGCCCCGGCCGGACGCCATTTCAGATTCTTGTACATGGTATGACGTAGACAATTTGCCTGTGCTGATACTCGATCATCAAAAAATTGTCGACAAAGCACTTCAAACACTCAGGCAAAACCTCGACCACAAGCTGACCAACCTGCTACCCGAGAAATTCACCATGAAAGAGCTACAGTCGGTGTATGAGGCCATTCTTGGAGAAAAGTTGCGCCGCACTACTTTCCAGCGGAAGTTGCTGGCGTCGGACCTGCTGGTACGCCATGAGAAGCTGTACAATGGAGGAGCACACAAAGCGCCGTTTCTTTATTCGTTTGCAAGGAGTGAGGATTTGGAGGGTTGA
- a CDS encoding aminotransferase class V-fold PLP-dependent enzyme encodes MSNRRSFLQQASKSAIGISAIPFLSTVPASFQFPTADGEAYWAELRKAFPLQDKRVYFNNGTFGPSPTPVLDTIKKYLDETNGTGEYGHTDRAREVLAAYAGVKTEELSLTHNTTEGINIVTWGLPLKAGDEVIVTLHEHVGNALPWLNRAKLHGIVLKPFEPGLTADENLSKIKALVTTKTRVIAVPHITCTTGLVLPIKEIAAWARSKSIFTAIDGAHGAGTFNLNLKEFGCDFYATSCHKWMLGPNGTGFLYVREELLDTLQVYQVGAYSDTGWDLYSNPPSMATYVPTAHRYDYGSQSTPMYMGAAASADFHMSVGKQKIEERVRELSSLLFEGLSGLKTKLDILTPAEKQSRICMVTFKPKNIGYREFNSLGAKAGFRLRVVPESHLDAIRVSTHIYNSKAEVERFVEFVGETL; translated from the coding sequence ATGAGTAATAGACGCAGCTTTCTTCAACAAGCCTCCAAAAGTGCCATCGGTATCTCCGCCATACCATTTCTATCAACTGTACCAGCTTCCTTCCAATTCCCAACAGCAGACGGCGAGGCCTACTGGGCCGAGTTGAGAAAAGCCTTTCCGCTACAAGACAAGCGGGTGTATTTCAACAATGGCACCTTTGGCCCCTCGCCAACTCCGGTACTTGACACCATTAAAAAATACCTCGATGAAACCAATGGTACCGGCGAGTACGGCCATACCGACAGAGCAAGAGAAGTACTGGCAGCCTATGCCGGCGTAAAAACGGAAGAGCTCAGCCTGACACACAACACCACCGAAGGAATCAACATCGTTACCTGGGGATTGCCGCTCAAAGCAGGAGATGAAGTCATCGTCACCCTGCACGAGCATGTGGGTAACGCACTCCCCTGGCTCAACCGGGCCAAACTGCATGGTATTGTACTTAAGCCATTCGAACCGGGGCTCACGGCGGACGAAAACTTAAGTAAAATAAAAGCATTGGTGACAACCAAAACCAGGGTTATTGCCGTCCCCCATATTACTTGCACCACCGGCCTTGTGCTGCCCATCAAAGAGATTGCTGCCTGGGCCCGAAGCAAAAGCATTTTCACGGCTATTGACGGAGCGCATGGTGCAGGTACTTTCAACCTGAACCTGAAGGAGTTCGGCTGCGATTTTTATGCCACTTCCTGCCACAAATGGATGCTTGGACCGAATGGCACCGGATTTCTTTATGTAAGGGAAGAATTGCTCGACACTTTACAAGTCTATCAAGTCGGGGCCTATTCCGACACCGGCTGGGATTTGTACAGTAACCCGCCCAGTATGGCGACCTATGTTCCCACTGCCCATCGCTACGACTACGGTTCCCAAAGTACACCTATGTACATGGGTGCTGCAGCTTCAGCCGATTTCCACATGTCGGTAGGCAAACAAAAAATAGAGGAAAGGGTACGGGAATTGTCGAGCCTTCTTTTCGAAGGGCTTTCGGGACTCAAAACAAAGCTCGACATCCTTACCCCTGCCGAAAAGCAGTCGAGGATCTGTATGGTTACATTCAAACCGAAAAACATTGGCTACAGGGAGTTCAATAGCCTGGGTGCCAAAGCAGGCTTCCGTCTACGAGTCGTGCCCGAAAGCCATCTCGACGCCATCCGGGTATCGACGCATATCTACAACTCGAAAGCGGAAGTGGAAAGGTTTGTGGAATTTGTTGGCGAAACGCTTTAA
- a CDS encoding type II toxin-antitoxin system PemK/MazF family toxin, protein MELSQYSIVLVNLDPTVGSEIKKTRPCVIISPNELNFNIRTVTIAPMTSTSKNYPTRVRVNHDKTEGWIVLDQIRTIDKQRVIRLLGKLASHEITEVKRVLKETFVD, encoded by the coding sequence ATGGAATTAAGTCAATACAGCATCGTTCTCGTCAACCTTGATCCTACGGTGGGAAGTGAAATCAAAAAAACAAGGCCTTGCGTCATCATATCGCCTAATGAACTAAATTTCAACATTCGCACTGTAACAATTGCGCCGATGACCTCAACATCAAAAAACTACCCAACGAGGGTGCGGGTCAATCATGATAAAACTGAGGGGTGGATTGTACTGGATCAGATAAGAACTATTGACAAGCAGCGGGTCATTCGGTTGCTGGGCAAATTGGCTTCACATGAAATTACTGAGGTAAAAAGGGTATTAAAGGAGACTTTTGTGGATTAA